From one Catellatospora sp. IY07-71 genomic stretch:
- a CDS encoding cytochrome P450 produces the protein MPRRAGTGVDRAATGMRETAETPPSATVGTRIAFASPLESARVLGEVLLPTVAQGVILRRPAAVAAAAALGSDRRAVRLLQRLRERYDTDALVLRLAGRDVVLLLSPRAATRVLQGTPVPYRTATVEKRASLAHFQPTGVLISDGPLRAERRAFNEAVLETELPVHRLTDQITAAARQEMSALVTGRDRLEWPAFSAAFGRLVRRIVLGDGARADTELTSLLDALRGDANWAYLRPRRGSLLHRFRLRLATHLDRAEPGSLAALLAEQRARPGVDPYGQVPHWLFAFDAAAATAFRTLALLSTHATPRRRVRDEPAALDPAGGPYPYLGACVLDTVRLWPTTLAILRESTAMTVWDGTPLPRGTSFVIYSPLLNRDTAYLPGADRFQPELWLGGGAEHPAALVPFSAGPAVCPGRSLVLQTVTAALGALLREHDFRLLARTRLDEGSPLPHTFGHTSIGFTITPVWMM, from the coding sequence ATGCCGCGACGCGCGGGGACCGGCGTGGATCGCGCCGCCACCGGGATGCGTGAGACGGCCGAGACACCGCCCTCGGCGACCGTGGGCACCCGCATCGCCTTCGCGTCGCCGCTGGAGAGCGCCCGCGTCCTGGGAGAGGTGCTGCTGCCGACCGTGGCCCAAGGTGTGATCCTGCGCCGGCCCGCCGCGGTGGCCGCGGCTGCCGCGTTGGGAAGCGACCGGCGCGCCGTACGGCTGCTGCAGCGCCTGCGCGAGCGCTACGACACCGACGCGCTCGTCCTGCGCCTGGCCGGCCGGGACGTGGTGCTGCTGCTCTCGCCGCGAGCCGCGACCCGCGTACTGCAGGGCACGCCCGTGCCGTACCGCACCGCGACCGTGGAGAAACGGGCGTCCCTCGCCCACTTTCAGCCGACCGGCGTGCTGATCTCCGACGGTCCGCTGCGCGCCGAGCGGCGCGCGTTCAACGAGGCGGTCCTGGAGACGGAGCTGCCGGTGCACCGTCTCACCGACCAGATCACCGCGGCCGCCCGGCAGGAGATGTCGGCCCTGGTCACCGGCCGCGACCGGCTGGAGTGGCCGGCGTTCTCCGCCGCGTTCGGGCGGCTGGTGCGCCGGATCGTGCTCGGCGACGGCGCCCGCGCGGACACCGAACTGACCAGCCTGCTCGACGCGCTGCGCGGCGACGCGAACTGGGCCTACCTGCGCCCACGTCGCGGCAGCCTGCTGCACCGGTTCCGGCTGCGGCTCGCCACCCACCTGGACCGGGCCGAGCCGGGCAGCCTGGCGGCGCTGCTGGCCGAGCAGCGAGCGCGGCCGGGCGTCGACCCATACGGCCAGGTGCCGCACTGGTTGTTCGCCTTCGACGCGGCGGCGGCCACCGCGTTCCGCACCCTCGCGCTGCTGTCCACCCACGCGACACCCCGGCGGCGGGTACGCGACGAGCCGGCCGCCCTCGACCCGGCCGGCGGGCCGTACCCCTATCTGGGCGCGTGCGTGCTCGACACGGTACGGCTGTGGCCGACCACGCTGGCGATCCTGCGGGAGAGCACCGCCATGACCGTGTGGGACGGAACGCCGCTGCCCCGGGGCACGTCGTTCGTCATCTACTCACCGCTGCTGAACCGGGATACGGCGTACCTGCCCGGGGCCGACCGCTTCCAGCCCGAACTCTGGCTCGGGGGCGGTGCCGAGCACCCTGCCGCGCTGGTGCCGTTCAGCGCGGGTCCGGCGGTATGCCCCGGGCGCAGCCTCGTGCTGCAGACCGTGACGGCGGCGCTCGGCGCTCTGCTGCGTGAGCACGACTTCCGGCTACTCGCCCGGACGCGGCTGGATGAGGGCTCGCCGCTGCCGCACACCTTCGGTCATACGAGCATCGGATTCACGATTACCCCTGTTTGGATGATGTGA
- a CDS encoding acetylxylan esterase, producing MPITEPNPADYRSTLRAPEDFDAFWAATLAQAREFPLDARFAPAWRRAVEVHDVTFAGFGGQPVKAWLALPAGTDRPLPCVVEYPGYGGGRGLPHECLLYAAAGYAHLFMDVRGQGSGWRHGDTPDPAGGAPQHPGFMTRGVLDPHEHYYRRVITDAVRAVAAARAFPLVDAARVAVTGESQGGGLALAAGALVPDLAAVLPDVPFLCDHRRGAELATAGPYREVAAYLAVHREHEQQVFRTLSYCDGVLFAARATAPALFSVAHMDASCPPSTVYAAYHRYAGPKRIEVYPFNGHEGGQAVQAAARLDFLDGIFAR from the coding sequence ATGCCGATCACCGAACCGAACCCGGCGGACTACCGCAGCACCCTGCGGGCGCCCGAGGACTTCGACGCGTTCTGGGCCGCCACCCTGGCCCAGGCGCGCGAGTTCCCCCTCGACGCGCGCTTCGCCCCGGCGTGGCGGCGCGCGGTCGAGGTGCACGACGTCACCTTCGCCGGGTTCGGCGGGCAGCCGGTCAAGGCGTGGCTGGCCCTGCCCGCCGGGACCGACCGGCCGCTGCCCTGCGTGGTCGAGTACCCCGGCTACGGCGGCGGCCGGGGCCTGCCCCACGAGTGCCTGCTCTACGCCGCCGCCGGGTACGCCCACCTGTTCATGGACGTACGCGGCCAGGGCAGCGGCTGGCGCCACGGCGACACCCCGGACCCGGCCGGCGGCGCGCCGCAGCACCCCGGGTTCATGACGCGCGGCGTGCTCGACCCGCACGAGCACTACTACCGGCGGGTGATCACCGACGCGGTGCGCGCGGTCGCGGCGGCCCGCGCGTTTCCACTGGTCGACGCGGCTCGGGTCGCGGTAACCGGGGAGAGCCAGGGCGGGGGACTGGCCCTGGCCGCCGGGGCGCTGGTGCCGGACCTGGCCGCCGTCCTGCCGGACGTGCCGTTCCTGTGCGACCACCGGCGCGGCGCCGAGCTGGCCACGGCCGGGCCGTACCGGGAGGTCGCGGCGTACCTCGCCGTGCATCGCGAGCACGAGCAGCAGGTGTTCCGGACGCTGTCGTACTGCGACGGGGTGCTGTTCGCCGCGCGCGCCACGGCGCCCGCGCTGTTCAGCGTGGCGCACATGGACGCCAGCTGCCCGCCGTCTACCGTGTACGCCGCCTACCACCGCTATGCCGGGCCCAAGCGCATCGAGGTCTACCCGTTCAACGGCCACGAGGGCGGCCAGGCCGTCCAGGCCGCCGCCCGCCTCGACTTCCTCGACGGGATCTTCGCCCGCTGA
- a CDS encoding carbohydrate ABC transporter permease yields MSRRAKTAIYGVLCLLALPFLFPTWWMVTSSVKPINDIFAFPPSLLPTDVSFDAYRKAFELQPFAQQYFNSMYIAVLVTVGTLAVSAMAGYAFARIRFPGANVLFVVILTGLLIPSEVTIVPLFKMFDAWGMVDTHWPLILVPILGAPSVLATFIMRQFFLALPGELEEAARVDGLGRFAIFRLIALPLARPALGAVAIFTFLHSWNLYLEPIVFLSSSEMFTLPQALTQFVDAYGGPMWDIQLSAASMTALPVLVVFVIAQRQFIEGLAHTGLKG; encoded by the coding sequence ATGAGTCGTAGGGCCAAGACCGCGATCTACGGCGTGCTGTGCCTGCTCGCCCTGCCGTTCCTGTTCCCGACCTGGTGGATGGTCACCTCGTCGGTGAAGCCGATCAACGACATCTTCGCGTTCCCGCCTTCGCTGCTGCCCACCGACGTGAGCTTCGACGCGTACCGCAAAGCGTTCGAGCTGCAGCCGTTCGCGCAGCAGTACTTCAACAGCATGTACATCGCGGTGCTGGTCACCGTGGGCACGCTGGCGGTCTCGGCGATGGCCGGGTACGCCTTCGCGCGGATCCGCTTCCCCGGCGCGAACGTGCTGTTCGTGGTGATCCTGACCGGGCTGCTCATCCCGAGCGAGGTCACCATCGTGCCGCTGTTCAAGATGTTCGACGCGTGGGGCATGGTCGACACGCACTGGCCGCTGATCCTGGTGCCGATCCTGGGCGCGCCCAGTGTGCTGGCCACGTTCATCATGCGGCAGTTCTTCCTCGCGCTGCCCGGCGAGCTGGAGGAGGCCGCCCGGGTCGACGGGCTCGGCCGGTTCGCGATCTTCCGGCTGATCGCGCTGCCGCTGGCCCGCCCGGCGCTGGGCGCGGTCGCCATCTTCACGTTCCTGCACAGCTGGAACCTCTACCTCGAACCGATCGTGTTCCTGTCCAGCTCCGAGATGTTCACCCTGCCGCAGGCGCTGACCCAGTTCGTCGACGCGTACGGCGGCCCGATGTGGGACATCCAGCTCTCGGCCGCCTCGATGACGGCGCTGCCGGTGCTGGTCGTGTTCGTCATCGCGCAGCGGCAGTTCATCGAGGGCCTGGCGCACACGGGGCTCAAGGGCTGA
- a CDS encoding carbohydrate ABC transporter permease translates to MSTRFWTGSRRDAAAGYLFIAPQLVGSVLFVFVPLGLVFWYSLHEWNVLADTFTFTGAENYQALLDDPKLADALVATGFFSAGLVVLNLSLALLLAVLLNQRLRGTVFFRTVFFSPVVVSLVAWTIVWGFLLQDNGGVNGLLDLFGVDGPNWLRGEATAMIAVIVVQVVKNVGLNMVLFLAALQGVPGNLYEAATVDGASRTRQFRSITVPMISPTILLTSIITVVGSLQVFAQIAVLTQGGPGTSTTVLVYYLYQQAFQFHHFGYGATLSVLLFAIVLLLTLVQWRMRRKWVFHES, encoded by the coding sequence GTGAGCACTCGCTTCTGGACGGGTAGCCGGCGCGATGCCGCCGCCGGCTACCTGTTCATCGCCCCTCAGCTCGTCGGCTCGGTGCTGTTCGTGTTCGTGCCGCTGGGCCTGGTGTTTTGGTACAGCCTGCACGAGTGGAACGTGCTCGCCGACACCTTCACCTTCACCGGCGCCGAGAACTACCAGGCGCTGCTGGACGACCCGAAGCTCGCCGACGCGCTGGTCGCCACCGGGTTCTTCTCCGCCGGGCTGGTCGTGCTCAACCTCAGCCTCGCGCTGCTGCTCGCGGTGCTGCTCAACCAGCGGCTGCGCGGCACGGTGTTCTTCCGGACCGTGTTCTTCTCGCCGGTCGTGGTGAGCCTGGTCGCCTGGACCATCGTCTGGGGCTTCCTGCTCCAGGACAACGGCGGGGTGAACGGGCTGCTCGACCTGTTCGGCGTGGACGGGCCGAACTGGCTGCGCGGCGAGGCCACCGCCATGATCGCCGTGATCGTGGTGCAGGTGGTCAAGAACGTCGGCCTGAACATGGTGCTGTTCCTGGCCGCGCTGCAGGGCGTGCCCGGCAACCTTTACGAGGCCGCCACCGTCGACGGCGCGAGCCGCACCCGGCAGTTCCGCAGCATCACGGTGCCGATGATCAGCCCGACCATCCTGCTCACCTCGATCATCACGGTGGTCGGCTCGCTGCAGGTGTTCGCGCAGATCGCGGTGCTCACCCAGGGCGGGCCGGGGACCTCCACCACCGTGCTCGTCTACTACCTCTACCAGCAGGCGTTCCAGTTCCACCACTTCGGTTACGGGGCCACCCTGTCGGTGCTGCTGTTCGCGATCGTGCTGCTGCTGACCCTGGTCCAGTGGCGGATGCGCCGGAAGTGGGTTTTCCATGAGTCGTAG
- a CDS encoding sugar ABC transporter substrate-binding protein — MKIRGLIATAAAGALALGLAACGADEEPSTGPVSLRMTVWSSNEAHLKLFNEIADAYKAKNPRVTEVKFDPIPFENYTTTLTTQIAGGNGPDLAWVLENSAPDFVSSGALVPLDETLAKAEGYNAADLNPAATKLWQTDGKLYAYPFSTSPFGMFVNNDMVKAAGQQTPAELIAAGQWTWDRVVAVAAASAAKSGKSGLVVRDFDYKGWDNLSTVWTGWGAQAWSADGKTCGFDQQPMVDAMTFLHKAIFTDKALPGPGTTADFFAGESAMTITQISRASLLKDAKFGWDLVPLPTGPKGEYSVIGQAGLGVLKKGKNAEVAADFLAFFTSPENSAKLAAYFPPPRTSQLTAETLAKTNPLLKPEQLQQVVIDGISTGVVKPSHSGQAEISQAVRAALDPLWKADADVKAVLGGVCQAINPLLAK, encoded by the coding sequence ATGAAGATACGCGGACTGATCGCCACCGCCGCCGCGGGCGCGCTCGCCCTGGGCCTGGCCGCCTGCGGCGCCGACGAGGAGCCGAGCACCGGCCCGGTGTCGCTGCGCATGACGGTGTGGTCCTCGAACGAGGCGCACCTGAAGCTGTTCAACGAGATCGCCGACGCGTACAAGGCGAAGAACCCCCGGGTCACCGAGGTGAAGTTCGACCCGATCCCGTTCGAGAACTACACCACCACGCTGACCACCCAGATCGCCGGCGGCAACGGCCCCGACCTGGCCTGGGTGCTGGAGAACTCGGCACCGGACTTCGTCAGCTCCGGCGCGCTCGTGCCGCTGGACGAGACGCTGGCCAAGGCCGAGGGCTACAACGCCGCCGACCTGAACCCGGCCGCCACCAAGCTGTGGCAGACCGACGGCAAGCTGTACGCCTACCCGTTCTCCACCTCGCCGTTCGGCATGTTCGTGAACAACGACATGGTCAAGGCCGCCGGGCAGCAGACCCCCGCCGAGCTGATCGCCGCGGGCCAGTGGACCTGGGACAGGGTCGTCGCCGTGGCCGCGGCCAGCGCCGCCAAGAGCGGCAAGTCGGGCCTGGTCGTGCGCGACTTCGACTACAAGGGCTGGGACAACCTGTCCACGGTCTGGACCGGCTGGGGCGCGCAGGCCTGGAGTGCCGACGGCAAGACCTGCGGCTTCGACCAGCAGCCGATGGTCGACGCGATGACCTTCCTGCACAAGGCGATCTTCACGGACAAGGCGCTGCCCGGCCCCGGCACCACCGCCGACTTCTTCGCCGGTGAGTCCGCCATGACGATCACCCAGATCTCGCGGGCGTCGCTGCTCAAGGACGCCAAGTTCGGCTGGGACCTGGTGCCGCTGCCCACCGGCCCGAAGGGCGAGTACTCGGTGATCGGGCAGGCCGGTCTCGGCGTACTGAAGAAGGGCAAGAACGCCGAAGTGGCCGCGGACTTCCTGGCCTTCTTCACCAGCCCGGAGAACTCGGCCAAGCTCGCGGCGTACTTCCCGCCGCCGCGCACCTCGCAGCTCACCGCCGAGACCCTCGCCAAGACCAACCCGCTGCTCAAGCCCGAGCAACTGCAGCAGGTCGTCATCGACGGCATCTCCACCGGCGTGGTCAAGCCCAGCCACAGCGGCCAGGCCGAGATCTCCCAGGCGGTGCGCGCCGCGCTCGACCCGCTGTGGAAGGCCGACGCCGACGTCAAGGCGGTGCTCGGCGGCGTGTGCCAGGCCATCAACCCCCTGCTGGCCAAGTGA
- a CDS encoding FAD-dependent oxidoreductase, translated as MQAEILVVGGGLGGVAAALGALRAGRRVVLTEEYDWLGGQLTSQAVPPDEHSWVEQFGITASYRALRDGIRDYYRAHYPLTPAARAWRELNPGGGHVSRLCHEPRVAVAVIESMLAPYRSSGRLTVLQPYRPVAADTDGDRVTAVTVEHRHTGDRLTIEAPYVLDATETGELLPLTGTEYVTGFESHHETGEPSAPDTAQPMNMQAVSVCFAIDHVDGDHTIDKPAQYDFWRAYQPDFWGDRLLSFRSPNPRTLAISERTFTPNPDDDPLSVVADQRVSAGDGNLWTFRRIAARKLFTPGSYDSDICLVNWPMIDYFESPVIDVPDPDTHYANARQLSLSVLYWLQTEAGFPGLRLRGDVTGGADGLAMAPYIRESRRIRAEYTVVEQDLSLAVRGDKGAVSYEDAIGVGMYRIDLHPSTGGDNYIDVGSCPFEIPLGALIPRRMDNLLPAGKNIGTTHVTNGSYRLHPVEWNVGEVAGALAAYSLNHGLSPRAVRNTPEHLSGFQAQLIRDGVELRWPDVSGY; from the coding sequence ATGCAGGCCGAGATTCTGGTGGTCGGCGGCGGCCTCGGCGGGGTCGCCGCGGCGCTGGGCGCACTGCGGGCGGGGCGCCGGGTGGTGCTGACCGAGGAGTACGACTGGCTCGGCGGCCAGCTGACCAGCCAGGCCGTGCCCCCGGACGAGCACAGCTGGGTGGAGCAGTTCGGCATCACCGCGAGCTACCGCGCGCTGCGCGACGGCATCCGCGACTACTACCGGGCCCACTACCCGCTGACCCCGGCGGCGCGGGCCTGGCGCGAGCTCAACCCGGGCGGCGGGCACGTCAGCCGGCTGTGCCACGAGCCGCGCGTCGCGGTCGCGGTCATCGAGTCGATGCTCGCGCCGTATCGCTCCTCGGGGCGGCTCACCGTGCTCCAGCCCTACCGGCCCGTCGCCGCCGACACCGACGGCGACCGGGTCACCGCGGTCACCGTCGAGCACCGGCACACGGGGGACCGGCTGACCATCGAGGCGCCGTACGTGCTGGACGCGACCGAGACCGGCGAGCTGCTGCCGCTGACCGGCACCGAGTACGTCACCGGCTTCGAGTCCCACCACGAGACCGGCGAGCCGAGCGCCCCGGACACCGCGCAGCCGATGAACATGCAGGCCGTGTCGGTGTGCTTCGCGATCGACCACGTCGACGGCGACCACACGATCGACAAGCCCGCGCAGTACGACTTCTGGCGCGCGTACCAGCCGGACTTCTGGGGCGACCGGCTGCTGTCGTTCCGCTCGCCCAACCCGCGCACCCTCGCCATCAGCGAGCGCACGTTCACCCCGAACCCGGACGACGACCCGCTGTCGGTCGTCGCCGACCAGCGCGTCAGCGCCGGTGACGGCAACCTGTGGACGTTCCGGCGCATCGCCGCCCGCAAGCTGTTCACGCCCGGCAGCTATGACAGCGACATCTGCCTGGTCAACTGGCCGATGATCGACTACTTCGAGAGCCCGGTCATCGACGTGCCCGACCCGGACACGCACTACGCCAACGCCCGGCAGCTGTCCCTGTCGGTCCTCTACTGGCTGCAGACCGAGGCCGGCTTCCCCGGCCTGCGGCTGCGCGGCGACGTCACCGGCGGCGCCGACGGCCTGGCCATGGCCCCCTACATCCGGGAGTCACGGCGCATCCGGGCCGAGTACACCGTGGTCGAGCAGGACCTGTCGCTGGCCGTACGCGGCGACAAGGGCGCGGTCAGCTATGAAGACGCGATCGGCGTCGGCATGTACCGCATCGACCTGCACCCCTCCACCGGCGGCGACAACTACATCGACGTCGGGTCCTGCCCCTTCGAGATCCCGCTCGGCGCGCTCATCCCGCGCCGCATGGACAACCTGCTGCCCGCCGGCAAGAACATCGGCACCACGCACGTCACCAACGGCTCGTACCGGCTGCACCCGGTCGAGTGGAACGTCGGCGAGGTGGCGGGCGCGCTCGCGGCGTACTCCCTGAACCACGGGCTGTCGCCGCGCGCCGTGCGCAACACCCCGGAGCACCTGTCCGGGTTCCAGGCACAACTCATCCGGGACGGCGTCGAGCTGCGCTGGCCCGACGTCTCCGGCTACTGA
- a CDS encoding LacI family DNA-binding transcriptional regulator, protein MTQQDIARMTGVSQATVSLVLNGRSDADVKLSAETREKVLRAIAETGYVADPIARRLAARHNRILGVFTYEPVFPSANSDFYHPFLVGIEQQAEVLGCDLLLLTSTPVVDGRRRIFHGDNRLRLADGSILLGRTIDPTDLARLITEEIPFVSIGRRDDAGGPVPYVGADYAAATGEVVRRAVALGHDRLAYLGQGAGPESWADRGRGFREAVAQAGVYGGHYTPTAYGESESGAPDGAVEPPAADRRGSGPGPLSGGAPEPGAAAVVRDIGAVLDAALAAGVTAVIAEEHADGVALFELARSRGVALSVATLGEPTRAALPTAVEFTSLRIPRQAMGAQAVEVLTALIEGSASAAQRLLPCEVVPGETLSERGK, encoded by the coding sequence GTGACCCAGCAGGACATCGCCCGCATGACCGGCGTCAGCCAGGCGACCGTCTCCCTCGTCCTCAACGGACGCTCCGATGCCGACGTCAAGCTGTCGGCGGAGACCCGGGAGAAGGTGCTGCGCGCCATCGCCGAGACCGGCTACGTGGCCGACCCGATCGCCCGCCGCCTGGCCGCCCGGCACAACCGCATCCTGGGCGTGTTCACCTACGAACCCGTCTTCCCCAGCGCGAACAGCGACTTCTACCACCCGTTCCTGGTCGGCATCGAGCAGCAGGCCGAGGTGCTCGGCTGCGACCTGCTCCTGCTGACCAGCACCCCGGTGGTGGACGGTCGGCGGCGCATCTTCCACGGCGACAACCGGCTGCGCCTGGCCGACGGCAGCATCCTGCTCGGCCGCACGATCGACCCCACGGATCTGGCCCGGCTGATCACCGAGGAGATCCCGTTCGTGTCGATCGGCCGCCGCGACGACGCCGGTGGGCCGGTGCCCTACGTCGGCGCCGACTACGCCGCGGCGACCGGCGAGGTGGTCCGCCGGGCGGTGGCGCTGGGCCACGACCGGCTGGCCTACCTCGGTCAGGGCGCGGGCCCCGAGTCGTGGGCCGACCGCGGCCGCGGCTTTCGCGAGGCCGTGGCGCAGGCCGGGGTGTACGGCGGCCACTACACGCCCACGGCGTACGGCGAATCCGAGTCAGGGGCGCCGGACGGCGCTGTTGAGCCGCCCGCCGCCGACCGTCGCGGCTCGGGCCCCGGCCCGCTGTCAGGCGGTGCACCCGAGCCCGGTGCGGCAGCCGTGGTGCGCGACATCGGCGCGGTGCTGGATGCGGCCCTGGCCGCCGGCGTGACCGCGGTGATCGCCGAGGAGCACGCCGACGGTGTCGCGCTCTTCGAGCTGGCCCGCTCGCGCGGGGTGGCGCTGTCGGTGGCCACGCTCGGGGAACCGACCCGGGCCGCCCTGCCGACCGCGGTGGAGTTCACCAGCCTGCGCATCCCGCGCCAGGCGATGGGCGCGCAGGCCGTCGAGGTCCTGACCGCCCTGATCGAGGGCTCGGCCTCCGCCGCGCAGCGCCTGCTGCCGTGCGAGGTCGTGCCCGGCGAGACGCTCAGCGAAAGAGGTAAGTGA
- a CDS encoding serine/threonine-protein kinase: protein MKDQPTVLGDRYRLLERIGAGGMAVVWRAYDEILHRPVAVKMLSPAVGARPDGLRLLRTEALAAANLQHPHITQVYDYGEHVAGQARPYLVMELVDGVTLLQTLHAHPAGLGWPRTARITAETAAALAAAHARGVVHRDVTPANVMLTARGVKVLDFGICTLAGTADADDELVGTIDYIAPERVAGTSAVTPACDVYALGIVFYRCLTGQLPWRETTPTQRLRDHVLEPPRDLPPLPGLPGSVRELYLACLAKKPEDRPTAAEIAAELGEGVSLPPVPAADRVTGDLTRLLAITRAPVPATSVPPGRPELNWWERTPVLVAGALLTFGLTATMVAAGVPEETAARFTPADGGYCATGDQRCQDVSGRTGAPSPVPAPAAQRMAPQPVSHPAPADVKGKPKPKPKGRP, encoded by the coding sequence GTGAAAGATCAACCCACCGTGCTCGGCGACCGCTACCGCCTGCTGGAGCGCATCGGCGCGGGCGGCATGGCGGTGGTCTGGCGCGCGTACGACGAGATCCTGCATCGCCCCGTGGCCGTGAAGATGCTGTCGCCCGCCGTCGGCGCCCGGCCGGACGGCCTGCGCCTGCTGCGCACTGAGGCGCTCGCCGCGGCCAACCTGCAGCACCCGCACATCACCCAGGTCTACGACTACGGCGAGCACGTCGCCGGGCAGGCGCGGCCCTACCTCGTCATGGAGCTGGTGGACGGGGTCACCCTGCTCCAGACGCTGCACGCGCATCCGGCGGGACTGGGCTGGCCGCGTACCGCCCGGATCACCGCGGAGACGGCCGCCGCGCTGGCCGCCGCGCACGCTCGGGGGGTGGTCCACCGCGACGTCACCCCCGCCAACGTCATGCTCACCGCCCGCGGCGTGAAGGTGCTCGACTTCGGCATCTGCACGCTCGCGGGCACCGCCGACGCCGACGACGAGCTGGTCGGCACCATCGACTACATCGCCCCCGAGCGGGTGGCGGGCACGAGCGCGGTGACCCCCGCCTGCGACGTGTACGCCCTGGGCATCGTCTTCTACCGCTGCCTGACCGGACAGCTGCCGTGGCGGGAGACCACGCCGACCCAGCGGCTGCGCGACCACGTGCTGGAGCCGCCCCGAGACCTGCCGCCGCTGCCCGGCCTGCCCGGCAGCGTGCGGGAGCTGTACCTGGCGTGCCTGGCCAAGAAGCCGGAGGACCGGCCGACCGCTGCGGAGATCGCCGCAGAACTCGGCGAGGGCGTGTCCCTGCCACCGGTGCCCGCGGCGGACCGGGTGACGGGAGACCTCACCCGGCTTCTGGCGATCACCCGCGCACCCGTGCCGGCGACCTCGGTCCCGCCGGGGCGCCCGGAGCTGAACTGGTGGGAGCGTACGCCCGTCCTGGTCGCCGGGGCGCTGCTCACCTTCGGCCTCACCGCGACCATGGTCGCCGCCGGTGTGCCGGAGGAGACCGCGGCCCGCTTCACTCCCGCCGACGGCGGATACTGCGCTACCGGCGACCAGCGCTGCCAGGACGTCTCCGGCCGCACCGGTGCGCCGTCACCCGTGCCCGCACCCGCCGCGCAGCGCATGGCGCCGCAGCCGGTGTCCCACCCCGCCCCGGCCGACGTCAAGGGCAAGCCGAAGCCGAAACCCAAGGGCAGGCCGTGA